In Cutaneotrichosporon cavernicola HIS019 DNA, chromosome: 1, one DNA window encodes the following:
- a CDS encoding uncharacterized protein (Adaptor complexes medium subunit family), whose translation MARIDGVIILDSVGKPLITSHFAHHPAAYPAIFTDAFNHEFSRARKDGRDLEPVLWAHSAGGGVALCHLERDGLRYLVPISAEVNPLFGFAWLESFLDTLKEYLVDVTEVTVKDNFDVVYMLIEEMLDEGHPMTMETAMLKDIVLPPSLMRKLLNVAGVSGLQAQTGSAPFTAPIPWRRLGVRHAQNEIFFDVGETLDAVVDRKGHVLSAQVWGRIGCNSRLSGNPDLLLNISNTKAMAECSFHPCVRYSRWERDHVLSFIPPDGKFKLLEYEATSVPKLPFVLKAGLQVDETGGRFSLTLSSRVPRLDDVVISIFLGSTTTGISATPAGDRRPPGQEGDGHVGGGTAEFDPHTQVMKWTISSLLQHERSPSLTGSFVSTSCATPDPAFAVAFNITNYTYSGLRVDQLKVSGDVGYKPFKGVRTSARGGRVDVRW comes from the exons ATGGCCCGCATAGACGGCGTAATCATTCTTGACTCTGTCGG TAAACCTCTGATTACGAGCCACTTTGCCCACCACCCGGCGGCGTACCCGGCCATCTTCACCGACGCGTTCAACCACGAGTtctcgagggcaaggaaggATGGGCGGGACCTCGAACCGGTGCTCTGGGCCCATAGCGCTGGGGGAGGAGTGGCATTATGCCATCTGGAACGAGATGGGTTGCGATACCTCGTTCCTATCAGTGCTGAAGTGAATCCGCTCTTCGGGTTCGCCTGGCTCGAGAGCTTCCTCGACACACTCAAGGAGTACCTCGTGGACGTTACCGAGGTGACGGTCAAAGACAACTTTGACGTCGTGTACATG ctcATCGAGGAGATGCTTGACGAAGGACATCCTATGACGATGGAGACTGCGATGCTGAAGGACATTGTGCTGCCACCAAGCCTCATGCGCAAGCTGCTCAATGTTGCGGGCGTGTCAGG actTCAAGCACAGACAGGCTCTGCACCATTCACCGCACCAATACCGTGGCGACGCCTTGGCGTGCGGCATGCGCAGAACGAAATTTTCTTCGACGTCGGGGAGACGCTCGACGCTGTTGTGGACCGCAAGGGCCATGTGCTCTCGGCGCAGGTGTGGGGCCGCATCGGGTGTAACTCGCGGCTCTCGGGGAATCCGGACCTCTTGTTGAATATCAGCAACACCAAGGCAATGGCCGAGTGTTCGTTCCACCCGTGTGTCCG ATACTCGCGCTGGGAACGCGACCACGTGCTGAGTTTCATTCCACCCGACGGCAAGTTCAAGCTGCTCGAGTACGAGGCGACGTCCGTGCCCAAGCTGCCTTTTGTCCTCAAGGCCGGGTTGCAGGTGGACGAGACAGGGGGACGATTCTCACTCACCCTTTCCAGCCGTGTGCCGCGATTGGATGATGTGGTGATCTCGATCTTCCTCGGttcaacgacgacgggcaTAAGTGCAACGCCTGCTGGGGACCGACGACCACCGGGACAAGAGGGGGACGGGCACGTGGGCGGCGGTACGGCCGAGTTTGACCCGCACACGCAGGTGATGAAGTGGACCATTTCGAGCCTTTTGCAGCACGAGCGGAGCCCGAGCCTCACGGGATCGTTTGTGTC CACATCCTGCGCAACTCCTGACCCTGCGTTCGCTGTTGCGTTCAACATCACCAACTACACGTACTCGGGCCTGCGTGTTGACCAGCTCAAAGTCTCGGGAGACGTGGGGTACAAGCCTTTCAAAGGGGTGCGCACGAGCGCGCGGGGAGGCAGGGTCGACGTTAGGTGGTGA